The Gadus morhua chromosome 18, gadMor3.0, whole genome shotgun sequence DNA segment AATCTCCTGATCTACAAATGCGGAGGAGATGAAAACGGCTTATATCACTGATGGCTGAATGTAGAGCTATTGAACACTGATTTGAATGAACTAGTATTGCTAGCAGCGCCTTTAACATGGTCTATCAGGAAACTAAAGTGTTAGTATGGCAGTAATCTGAATAACAATCTAGGATCCGGTGTGATTCAATTCTGTCTGCATCTTGAGAATGTTCCCATTTttctatttaattatattcAAATTCTTTTAAATTTATGTTTGCTTTGCTAGTCAAATGCTCACTTTGCTTGTATGCAACCGTTCTTGGGGTCCAGGTGTAGTTTGTATCCCATGATGCAGTTTACTTCTTAGGCAGTCACATACATTTTACCAGTCCATTAACACAGAGGACGGTAACGCAGCacaaacattgtgtgtgtctgttgtgttataCTTGCACATTTCATCCAAGTTATTGTACACATGATTTCCTTCataccgctcgctctctccccagGAATGCAAAGTAGGGCTTATCTTTGTGAAATGGGCCCAGAATGTCCCCCTATGTGCTGCTGGAAAATAACACAGGCAAGCATTTATAATGGATCAAGCACTTGCATAAGGTGGATATAATGGCCcttttccaccgacagtaccagcTGAACTCGCCTCGACTTAGCCCGcctttttttgcgtttcgaTCACCAAAATGAGGTACCTGGTAcgttgtacttttttttttgtctcatcTCCGAGGTTCCAAGAGAGCTGATCTGATACTTTTGTGTGACGCAAACTAGCtgctggccactgattggccagagaaagACGCTACTGGACGAGTCATGATGAGCGAGATGTCGGAGCCTGACACTCGACACCCGGCATCTTTAAATAATAACATCAGTGTTCAGTCAACAATAGTGATTGATTATTGAACATGGCAGGATCAGCATGCAAGAACACTCCATGGACCGTGAATATTTTAGCATTCACCATTGCAACAAAGCCAATAATAACCAAAAACATTGTCTGTAATTTGTAAAATGAAATCACAATCTACAAATAATCCAGACAAAAAACGCATAGAAATGATCTATCACATTGCCATTGTGTAAGGAGACTGGTGTGGGTCATTGAGAGCCAGATGGATCCATGTAGTCTGTCTATTGCTTAAGGATCCCATATCATGTTTTAAGGGTTAATAGGGTTAATGAGAGACTATAAAAGACGACTCAGGTATTTGCAGGCATTTTGAGATAATTAGCTGTTTGGGTGTGACACCTTGAGTCTACaatttagatatttttttcGCATTATTCAAATTGTCTGAGATATTGTATTGTGTATTTGGGGTTTTCATGAGCTGTAAGCCCCATCATCGAGATTGTAGTACATTTTCCACAATATTCATATTCACTGAGATGCACCTGTATGAGGTGAAatgtagggttggagtggttaCAATGACTTATACCACAATTAAAATCTTGTTATTCCGTGTTTGACAACTGttcaatacattttaaataaagcaGTTTTTTCCAAGTTCTGAGTGTTCTTGAAAGCAGTAGAACTGAACTCCCTACCCTGACTCAATGGATATGCAAAgcagaccaacacacagaccACCAGCCTAACATAATCAAGGGCTTCCTTTCAAAGGACTTAACTTGATGTTGACGAAGTTGATTCGTTTATCAAGTTTTACAgcatcatccatcatccctcTGTAATTCTTCATCCAGTTGCCTATTTCTCACATGGAATTGATTCCATTTTTGATAAATTAGCTCTTCGTTAATTGCCTCTAGGCGTGTCTGTCTTCTGATCAGTTTCTTCTCGTGACACACAGACTCCATGTTGTATGATCACAAGTGTTGGTTGCGGAAAACTGATGATTACCGTGTGATAATCTGATGCCGTGAACTGTgtctatttatgttttattttcatatcCTCAATCTTCTCCTCATCATGTGTCAAAGCTGGAGGGCAGGCCTTGAGTTGATGCCTTTTTATATCTAGATTTTGTTTTAATCTTTGttttaataatttaataattgtatTGGTCATGAAGGAGGCATTATAGCTGCTCCTGACCAAATGAACAGACCTACTCTGTATGGTGGCTTTCAGCACAAAAAGGCCACCATCATTTGTTCACAATGCATTCataattgaaaaagaaaatttgTTATTACGGTACTCAAAGACAGGTCATTGACCAGATTGTTTTAATGTGGGTGCGAAAGCCGAATCAGACCATGCTATGTACAGTGAAACACCTACATTATAGCTGACCGtcaggcagtgtgtgtgggagcaggATTTGTGATGACTGTATGGGATGACAGTGATATGGGTGTGGCTTGGGCGTACCCAGACTATCAACACCTGAATACCATGAGATGTGGACCTACTGCTGCTGTCTGGTGGAAAGTATTCAAGTCATTATGGACCAAGGACTTtcctaaaggtgtgtgtgtgtgtgtgtgtgtgtgtgtgtgtgtgtgtgtgtgtgtgtgtgtgtgtgtgtgtgtgtgtgtgtgtgtgtgtgtgtgtgtgtgtgtgtgtgtgtgtgtgtgtgagacaatcCAAGACTCTGTGGTTGGCTTGTACAACTTCTGACTCAcagtgcacgcatgcatgcatgcatgcatacactcacaccAGAGGAGGTTTTGATTGCAGCccaaatatataaaaagggaTTATTAAATCATTGTGGAACTGTACAGTGTTGGAGAATTATTGGGTTTGCCAGTAACGTAGTATGGGAAAAAGATGAATACTATATAAAATACCACTTATATTTAAAAAGTGAATTGTAGACTGGTATAAAAAGTAAACCAGGAATGCGTGTCTTATCTACGTTCCGTTCTACTTCCAAGGGGACCACACCTGTTCTCAGAGAACCATACCAGTATTTCAGGATTCCTATATTCAGTAATGAGGTGTATTCTGCATTCCATTCATTACGAGCTATTATCCTTTTTACGCAAAGAAACGCTTTGCGTAAAAAAAAGGTGTATTCCCTCGGGATGCAAGTTATGATTGATCTCTACAGGTCTTTCAGAACCGATTTCAAATCTATTTTTCTTATTCTTTTGAGTGTGACCAAAGTCCTTATATAGGTATTTGCTGTTTTTCCCTTGGTTCaatacctccctccctccctacctcttcctcttcctcttcatccagAGTCGCCGACTCAGTGTCTCCATGGTAACGTTGGCGGGGTCTGATGTCGGCCTCTCCTTCAGCTCTCCTCGCCCCTCCCGCCATGCCCACCATGGTCTCCCGGCTGCCCAAGTTTGGCTtccggccctcctcctccggagTGCCCCAGGCCAGCAACCCTCAGAGCGTCCCTACTGCTACAGCTTCAGGTGGGACCCCGATGGGCGGGGTCGACCTCTCTGCACCCCTCACCAACGGATCAAACCACCAGCCCCCAAACACCGTCTCCACCGCCGTCACAGGGGGCCTGGTCAAGAACAATGGTTTGCTCGGCATGCCCGCCCCTCTCTCCATAAGTTGGACCAAAAGAGGAAAGGTGGGGGTCAACAGGGCGGGCGTGCCAGGTAGGAAGATCGGGGCCGTGGCCCAGAGTGACGTCGTCACTCCGTGCCAACAGCTCCAACTCCCGCCAGCGCAACAGCAGCCGTCGCCGTCGACAACGCAGCGCTGGCTCAAGAAACCCAACCCCCCGGTAACCACGGCGCCGACGACAGTTGCCTCTAAAGTGCGCGTTTTTGGTTTGGGAGCAGCTTCAGCGTCCTCGCCACCATTGGGCCCTAAACTCCTCCCTGCTGTAAAGGGCGGAGCCGGCGGCACCCGACCGGGCCAGAAGGCTGTGCCGGGCCTCACCAACGGGACCAGACCAAACCTCAACGGCCCCGCCCAGCGGTTCGGGGCCCTCCGCCAGCGCGCCAGCTCGTCCGGCTCCGGCGGGCCGGGGGGCTCGCGGCCCAGCTCTCGGTCGggctcccccctcctcagcaAGCAGCCGGCCGGCCGCTCGCAGTCCAGCGACAGCCTGAGGACCGGGGGTCTCGGCGGGGGCGGCCCGTCCGTCCGCCTGCTGTCGGAAAAGGACCGTCTTCGCTCCCGGAGCCTGAACCAGGTGCAGAGGCAGCCCTGGTCCACGCTGCCTGCCGCGCTGTCGGCCGCGCCGGCCTCCTCCAGGATCACGCGTTCATACTCCCTCAACAGGGCCGCCGAGCGGGGCTCCAAGGAGCCGCCACCGACCGCGCCCTCCTCCcggctgctgctcctcccaAAGGCCCCGGGGGGCCGGTCCCCCCTGGCCAAGCACGCCCCTTGGGGGGACGCAGACGGTGTGGTGGGTCTCGGGGGAGCCAAAGGCCTCCTCCCGGTCTCCCACCTGAAGAAGCCCCTCCTGCCCAGCACTCACCTGTCCTACAACGCCCTCGGAGCCCACCGCTCGCGGCCGTCGCTCATCAGGCAACCCCGCCCACTCCGCGTCACACCGGCCCCTGGAGCACAACACCACAGTCAGGAAGTGGAAGTCCAGGGAGCGGAAGCACGTAGGAACTCTCTGGAGTCGCCCTCGGTCACGCCCTCCACCACGGAGAACAGCCCCGGTATGATATGTTAATCTCATAACGTTATCCTGGAGGTTGTCAACCCCTTTATTTGTAGATTTGAACATGGCATTCATTTATGCATAGATGATGCAATGCACAACTATCTTTTTGCCATATATTCTACCtggtatacatttatatttacattaagGTCATCTCAGATATCCAAAGTACATTGGACATTAAGTACAATGTCAGAATGACATTGTACAGAAACAACAATTTACCGCCGTCGGTACAGGAAGGTtgtttatagaaccaagtgccaagcaccaacaactgctgggttaacccattccctgtatgcaacacagatagctaggataagacgctaaaCAACaaggtactttttttttttttttttagtgccaggacgtacaacatacaataaatgtgtaggaggggtgggaaggggtggctatgcagagtctagttgaactctgaacaggtgagtcttgagtcttttgcgaaTAGCATTCCTCTTTAACTCAATGGATAAGAGTGTGGCATTAATACTGCAAGGGTTGGGGTTATATCCCGACTGGGGCTACCCATGTCTTTGCTGAGTCTAGTAGAGTCTAGCTCTTAGTCTCATATGTTGGATACATTCTCCCGGGTGGTCTTTCTGTGTTGTAACATCCGTCCCCTTCATGTACTTGACCCACATTGTAAACCCATTGAAACACACCAACGTGTCGGTGTTCCTCTGGTACCAGGCAGCACCCCTGAGGCGGTGGAGCGGGTGTCCCACGGCGAGGTCTCCCTCCTGGGGGAGACGCTGGAGGACATGTCCCTgtcgtccacctcctccctggagCGACACAACGACACCAGCCAGGAGTACATGGACGACTTTGATAACCTCGGTATGAACGAACAGCATTCTCTAAATAATCGGCATGGATTTCAGGGGACTGGTAAATAACGGAAAAAGGGTTGCCAAGGGCAACCATGGCCTTCAGTTGAAACATGTGGTAAAGGTCTTTTCAAGATGCGATAACATTTACTAAGGTGTAGTTCTAACTGTAGTAGTTTCAATTTTATAGTTCTTTATAAATGTCCATCGGTTCTGAAAATGGACCTTATAACAGCAAACATCACAAATGTAGaaaataaatcttaaatacGATTCaatcatacaaacacatatgaTCTTTCTTTGAGTCTCAATGCTGAGACAACCCTCCACATGAAATAGTAAACAAGTTAAGCGCCCTTTTAGAGAACCAGAAAAACTGACCCTCAAACCTGAAATGATTCATattcagacaaaacaactaacAATATCCATCCACTTGCTCTTCCTAGGAAACGGTGGTGTTGGAATCCTGCTTCTCTCCACCAATGACGGTGGAGAGGAAATGGCCATGAACCAATCGGAGTCCAGAACACATGATGTGAAAGTCCTCCGTAGCAGCGATGAGACGAGGATGTCAGGGATGCCCAGCTTCCTCGGGGACAGCATCGACTGGAGCGGCGTGAGGCTCAGTGGTGAGTGAAGAGCAGCTGGGTTTGGTCCCCCAACGCCCCAAGCCTAACCTACCTCTTTGAGTAGGATTCCCTGCGCCTGATTTCCACCTTGTTACCTACAACCGAAAATATGTTTTGTGACTTACTTCTGGTAGACCATCTCTTAATTAACGGGCGGGGCTATATTGCTGTTAATtcttttgctctctcactcacacttgCTACAATCTTATTTGGGGGGGTGAAGTCATAATGTTTGGTTGACATGACTTAAGAAATTCATGTCAATCAAACGGCTAATAATAATAGCCCACGCAATAGTCCTACGGTTTTAAAACAATATGCATTTAGGTCAATATTTGGACCAGGATCAATCCCTTGTTTGAGTGTCTGGTTTTTCTTCCAATGACACGTCTCTGAATTTACTAAGTTGCTGTGGAGGAAGCATCTTGATAATGATTCAATAGAACACTCTTTAGACATACACCCCACTAAACCAGGTATCTATTTATTAGCCAAGTTCAAATGAATGACATTATTTATGAACTTTAAAATTGACTAGTTCAAGCCAACCCTGCCTAGTTATATCAAGATCTAGCATTGATACAAACTAAAATACTAAATATTGCCCCGACTTGTTCCATATCGTCAAGGAGGCGGAGTGTTATGAATGAGCAATGACTGACTTattagacccccccccaccaggtgaCCCAGAGGATTACCATTTGAGCAGGTTAACCAGGCAGAGGAGGACCAGCCAACAAGACTATCAGGAACAGGTAAATACGGCCCGCCCCCAGCCtccttcaaccaatcacaggccagGGTTCCTGTTTCGATAGCTCATCA contains these protein-coding regions:
- the LOC115531266 gene encoding uncharacterized protein LOC115531266 isoform X1, with protein sequence MSASPSALLAPPAMPTMVSRLPKFGFRPSSSGVPQASNPQSVPTATASGGTPMGGVDLSAPLTNGSNHQPPNTVSTAVTGGLVKNNGLLGMPAPLSISWTKRGKVGVNRAGVPGRKIGAVAQSDVVTPCQQLQLPPAQQQPSPSTTQRWLKKPNPPVTTAPTTVASKVRVFGLGAASASSPPLGPKLLPAVKGGAGGTRPGQKAVPGLTNGTRPNLNGPAQRFGALRQRASSSGSGGPGGSRPSSRSGSPLLSKQPAGRSQSSDSLRTGGLGGGGPSVRLLSEKDRLRSRSLNQVQRQPWSTLPAALSAAPASSRITRSYSLNRAAERGSKEPPPTAPSSRLLLLPKAPGGRSPLAKHAPWGDADGVVGLGGAKGLLPVSHLKKPLLPSTHLSYNALGAHRSRPSLIRQPRPLRVTPAPGAQHHSQEVEVQGAEARRNSLESPSVTPSTTENSPGSTPEAVERVSHGEVSLLGETLEDMSLSSTSSLERHNDTSQEYMDDFDNLGNGGVGILLLSTNDGGEEMAMNQSESRTHDVKVLRSSDETRMSGMPSFLGDSIDWSGVRLSGDPEDYHLSRLTRQRRTSQQDYQEQGGSSLDLSPSDSCGSGGTYMWDEEGLEPLGGAVTSATTITANTASTAHHRGSYDSDLNSIDLLNNLDSCDLDDDDLMLDDELPEDPLLHGDGDGITHMAQWRMPQLCWGTQDIHNDNSEFQSYHLTEDPGNQRSDKELLLGLSTARSAGTSTGLSLSLNRDLDLDLSLGMDLGLGMDVEELADNCSAVRAQLEHLQRLLLQEGGGEEEDLEDTLTTDTLSPEDSNSSEEQPLNKQVAELFCEVQQLREDVRRRDQTIAQLTQQLTVPVATSRCHCRETGTERRTAGQTQTTVADGGRAWLHQASQTPWREHNPQVLPSHIQLDHQGQLTRTAPGLARRAPPPAEPTSPVVLQHRLTLLSNDTLEQPATPAHAGPSPSPPLPPPPPPPPPMDGGCDGGNASERSVQGEERGRVLKRGVSVTRRGSEEEKGEAFEPTPEGRRRHKQPGKEEKGGARGGQSLLPSYKLRHLPLLTSKIPLSSSSAATLTPAGPAVYPSMASTPPSPTRTPQPRPRALRQPLAPHHADHSAASGAKVRAAPPLAGSLHLPQQKNQGPIL
- the LOC115531266 gene encoding serine-rich coiled-coil domain-containing protein 2 isoform X2 is translated as MSASPSALLAPPAMPTMVSRLPKFGFRPSSSGVPQASNPQSVPTATASGGTPMGGVDLSAPLTNGSNHQPPNTVSTAVTGGLVKNNGLLGMPAPLSISWTKRGKVGVNRAGVPGRKIGAVAQSDVVTPCQQLQLPPAQQQPSPSTTQRWLKKPNPPVTTAPTTVASKVRVFGLGAASASSPPLGPKLLPAVKGGAGGTRPGQKAVPGLTNGTRPNLNGPAQRFGALRQRASSSGSGGPGGSRPSSRSGSPLLSKQPAGRSQSSDSLRTGGLGGGGPSVRLLSEKDRLRSRSLNQVQRQPWSTLPAALSAAPASSRITRSYSLNRAAERGSKEPPPTAPSSRLLLLPKAPGGRSPLAKHAPWGDADGVVGLGGAKGLLPVSHLKKPLLPSTHLSYNALGAHRSRPSLIRQPRPLRVTPAPGAQHHSQEVEVQGAEARRNSLESPSVTPSTTENSPGSTPEAVERVSHGEVSLLGETLEDMSLSSTSSLERHNDTSQEYMDDFDNLGNGGVGILLLSTNDGGEEMAMNQSESRTHDVKVLRSSDETRMSGMPSFLGDSIDWSGVRLSGDPEDYHLSRLTRQRRTSQQDYQEQGGSSLDLSPSDSCGSGGTYMWDEEGLEPLGGAVTSATTITANTASTAHHRGSYDSDLNSIDLLNNLDSCDLDDDDLMLDDELPEDPLLHGDGDGITHMAQWRMPQLCWGTQDIHNDNSEFQSYHLTEDPGNQRSDKELLLGLSTARSAGTSTGLSLSLNRDLDLDLSLGMDLGLGMDVEELADNCSAVRAQLEHLQRLLLQEGGGEEEDLEDTLTTDTLSPEDSNSSEEQPLNKQVAELFCEVQQLREDVRRRDQTIAQLTQQLTVPVATSRCHCRETGTERRTAGQTQTTVADGGRAWLHQASQTPWREHNGSPPVPFLSPPWQYQRSRPYRGRQRPCVPHCGPQTSGTTVPYPAGPSGPTDPDSPRPGPPGAPPR
- the LOC115531266 gene encoding serine-rich coiled-coil domain-containing protein 2 isoform X3; this translates as MSASPSALLAPPAMPTMVSRLPKFGFRPSSSGVPQASNPQSVPTATASGGTPMGGVDLSAPLTNGSNHQPPNTVSTAVTGGLVKNNGLLGMPAPLSISWTKRGKVGVNRAGVPGRKIGAVAQSDVVTPCQQLQLPPAQQQPSPSTTQRWLKKPNPPVTTAPTTVASKVRVFGLGAASASSPPLGPKLLPAVKGGAGGTRPGQKAVPGLTNGTRPNLNGPAQRFGALRQRASSSGSGGPGGSRPSSRSGSPLLSKQPAGRSQSSDSLRTGGLGGGGPSVRLLSEKDRLRSRSLNQVQRQPWSTLPAALSAAPASSRITRSYSLNRAAERGSKEPPPTAPSSRLLLLPKAPGGRSPLAKHAPWGDADGVVGLGGAKGLLPVSHLKKPLLPSTHLSYNALGAHRSRPSLIRQPRPLRVTPAPGAQHHSQEVEVQGAEARRNSLESPSVTPSTTENSPGSTPEAVERVSHGEVSLLGETLEDMSLSSTSSLERHNDTSQEYMDDFDNLGNGGVGILLLSTNDGGEEMAMNQSESRTHDVKVLRSSDETRMSGMPSFLGDSIDWSGVRLSGDPEDYHLSRLTRQRRTSQQDYQEQGGSSLDLSPSDSCGSGGTYMWDEEGLEPLGGAVTSATTITANTASTAHHRGSYDSDLNSIDLLNNLDSCDLDDDDLMLDDELPEDPLLHGDGDGITHMAQWRMPQLCWGTQDIHNDNSEFQSYHLTEDPGNQRSDKELLLGLSTARSAGTSTGLSLSLNRDLDLDLSLGMDLGLGMDVEELADNCSAVRAQLEHLQRLLLQEGGGEEEDLEDTLTTDTLSPEDSNSSEEQPLNKQVAELFCEVQQLREDVRRRDQTIAQLTQQLTVPVATSRCHCRETGTERRTAGQTQTTVADGGRAWLHQASQTPWREHNGSPPVPFLSPPWQYQRSRPYRGRQRPCVPHCGPQRVETLVHYFSDKACLRYYRPISSWTIRAN